A region of Sugiyamaella lignohabitans strain CBS 10342 chromosome A, complete sequence DNA encodes the following proteins:
- the PPZ1 gene encoding Ppz1p (Serine/threonine protein phosphatase Z, isoform of Ppz2p; involved in regulation of potassium transport, which affects osmotic stability, cell cycle progression, and halotolerance; PPZ1 has a paralog, PPZ2, that arose from the whole genome duplication; GO_component: GO:0005737 - cytoplasm [Evidence IDA] [PMID 11914276]; GO_component: GO:0019897 - extrinsic component of plasma membrane [Evidence IDA] [PMID 16166647]; GO_component: GO:0005634 - nucleus [Evidence IDA] [PMID 11914276]; GO_component: GO:0005634 - nucleus [Evidence IDA] [PMID 8824289]; GO_function: GO:0048037 - cofactor binding [Evidence IEA]; GO_function: GO:0016787 - hydrolase activity [Evidence IEA,IEA]; GO_function: GO:0004724 - magnesium-dependent protein serine/threonine phosphatase activity [Evidence IEA]; GO_function: GO:0046872 - metal ion binding [Evidence IEA]; GO_function: GO:0004721 - phosphoprotein phosphatase activity [Evidence IEA,IEA]; GO_function: GO:0004722 - protein serine/threonine phosphatase activity [Evidence IDA] [PMID 7615085]; GO_process: GO:0034613 - cellular protein localization [Evidence IMP] [PMID 21237705]; GO_process: GO:0006883 - cellular sodium ion homeostasis [Evidence IGI,IMP] [PMID 7768897]; GO_process: GO:0006470 - protein dephosphorylation [Evidence IMP] [PMID 21237705]) yields MGNNSSKSSKKDGLQSYPSFSRTDTQGSTRSARSIRSRLSINSDHGSFKSALEAPESSSYDNHSSSFGGSGGHDTLAPPDTSSFNNAYSSSPKNSHIRASSFHDSLGDTSYGNINTGARTPTASSFGNSLAPGAASAGGASGSNSGYDDGNGQTGDGYPFPSVLPRSMQQIAPKEPILMRRDRDGNFTAPNTPGVDSFPDSSTQLSHSNLNNGSGDESRNSINPGSGSDGAATNTAAGSNGDSSFSAANSSSISHNSTVKDDSTTNSSSNLSSSSVDNNNNSNNDSNNNSNNNSNNSSSSNIINSHIPLSSSTPTHEGPLASSHTPMGSMPSTPRNIPRISHPSSPATSLNIEEIIQRLLDAGYSGKTTRSVCLKNAEIVLICQTAREIFLSQPTLLELSTPVKIVGDVHGQYGDLIRMFDMCGFPPAANYLFLGDYVDRGKQSLETILLLLCYKIKYPENFFLLRGNHECANVTRVYGFFDECKRRCNTKIWKIFIDTFNALPIAAVVAQKIFCVHGGLSPALNNLNEIRSIERPTDVPDYGLLNDLLWSDPADTGNEWEDNERGVSYCFNKVAINKFLTKFSFDLVCRAHMVVEDGYEFFNERSLVTVFSAPNYCGEFDNWGAVMSVSEGLLCSFELLKPLDSVALKQVMKKGKHERRNGLLTSPSPSGPQSY; encoded by the coding sequence ATGGGGAATAATAGCTCAAAGTCTTCGAAGAAAGACGGGTTACAGTCGTACCCGTCGTTTTCTCGAACTGATACTCAGGGCTCGACAAGGTCGGCCAGGTCCATTCGGTCACGACTGTCTATCAATTCGGACCATGGCTCATTCAAATCGGCTTTAGAGGCTCCAGAGTCAAGCTCGTATGATAACCATTCGTCGAGTTTTGGTGGTAGTGGCGGTCATGATACTTTGGCTCCTCCTGATACAAGCTCTTTTAATAATGCATACTCGTCATCCCCGAAAAATTCGCATATTCGTGCTAGCAGTTTCCACGACTCTTTGGGCGATACCAGCTATGGCAATATAAATACCGGTGCTAGAACTCCAACTGCTAGCAGTTTCGGAAACAGTCTTGCTCCAGGAGCGGCTTcggctggtggtgctagtggttCCAATAGCGGCTATGACGATGGCAATGGCCAAACGGGTGATGGTTATCCATTCCCTTCAGTGTTACCACGATCAATGCAACAAATCGCGCCAAAAGAACCAATTCTCATGCGAAGAGATAGGGATGGGAATTTCACGGCGCCAAATACTCCTGGTGTAGACTCGTTCCCCGACTCGTCAACTCAACTATCTCATTCAAATCTAAACAACGGGTCGGGCGATGAATCGAGAAATAGCATTAATCCAGGATCTGGCTCCGACGGCGCTGCAACTAACACGGCAGCGGGTTCAAACGGTGATAGCAGcttttctgctgctaattCCAGCTCTATATCCCACAATAGCACGGTAAAGGACGACAGCACGACTAACAGCTCTAGCAATCTTAGTAGCAGTTCGGTagacaacaacaacaacagcaataacgacagcaacaacaatagcaataacaacagtaacaacagtagcagcagcaacataATAAACAGTCATATCCCACTATCGTCATCCACTCCCACACATGAAGGACCACTGGCAAGTTCCCATACACCTATGGGATCTATGCCCAGTACTCCTAGAAACATTCCTAGAATCTCACAtccatcatcaccagcaactTCACTGAATATTGAAGAAATCATCCAACGACTGTTGGACGCTGGATACAGCGGGAAAACGACCCGATCCGTGTGTTTGAAGAATGCCGAGATCGTGCTTATTTGCCAGACTGCAAGAGAAATCTTTCTTTCACAACCAACCCTGCTGGAACTGTCGACACCTGTGAAGATAGTGGGCGATGTTCATGGACAATATGGAGATCTCATTCGAATGTTTGACATGTGTGGCTTcccaccagcagccaattatttattcttaGGAGACTACGTAGACAGAGGCAAGCAGTCTCTGGAAACCATTCTCCTGCTTTTATGCTACAAAATCAAGTATCCAGAGAACTTTTTCCTTCTACGAGGAAACCACGAATGTGCCAATGTCACCCGAGTATATGGGTTTTTTGACGAATGCAAGCGACGCTGTAACACCAAGATttggaaaatatttattgacaCTTTCAACGCATTAcccattgctgctgtggtTGCTCAGAAGATCTTCTGTGTTCATGGTGGCCTGTCACCAGCcctcaacaacctcaaTGAAATAAGAAGTATCGAACGACCCACTGATGTGCCCGACTACGGACTTCTCAACGATCTGTTATGGTCTGACCCGGCCGATACTGGTAACGAATGGGAAGATAATGAGCGGGGTGTGTCGTATTGTTTCAACAAAGTGGCCATTAATAAGTTCCTGACCAAATTCAGTTTCGACCTGGTGTGTCGAGCACATATGGTGGTGGAAGACGGCTACGAGTTTTTCAACGAGCGTAGTCTTGTCACGGTGTTCAGCGCTCCCAACTATTGCGGTGAGTTCGACAACTGGGGCGCCGTCATGTCTGTCAGCGAAGGGCTGCTGTGCAGTTTCGAGCTGCTCAAACCACTCGACTCGGTCGCTCTCAAACAAGTCATGAAAAAGGGCAAACACGAGCGACGCAACGGCCTCCTTACCAGCCCGTCCCCCTCTGGTCCCCAGAGCTACTAA